In one Sander lucioperca isolate FBNREF2018 chromosome 7, SLUC_FBN_1.2, whole genome shotgun sequence genomic region, the following are encoded:
- the zmp:0000001167 gene encoding protein phosphatase 1 regulatory subunit 12A isoform X2: MAATDHSRSEAAKQRRQDQLQRWLGSETDRTGLEARETSSGSGTRRAKVRFAQGAVFMAACSAGDREEVAALLRQGADINHANIDGLTALHQACIDENAEMVQFLVESGSDVNRGDNEGWTPLHAAASCGFIQIAKYLIEHGAHVGAVNSEGELPLDVATEDVMVRLLKGEIKKQAIDVDNARKEEERVMLQDAMAVLAGGGTLTPHPNTKATALHVAAAKGYIEVLKVLLQCGVDVDSRDIDGWTPLHAGAHWGQEEVCSLLADNMCDMGAVNNVGQTPLDVADENLTDTLEELQKKQNALRSEKEKQTPVIGTSPQISMVPVRTRRTSISRMSSKEKICLHEREKHPPPALQSSPAEDDEEEGQTGQSQGKASSSSSSEEESESESDAESEKAKNREIINNLNNKRNATSLLPTSMSTSTAASQVKKQDPGKPPASEAPVSWRTSLRKAGSSVTLGSAGLSDPSQDPSRPPETVVGMTRSASSPRLSSEADTKEPRLARVPPIPTRRLLSIPDNSPDNSNSWLSRSSSYTRRLHSQSGNDLTSSTPSLLHSSSYGKRLDDPTVTSASTGTSSAGLSRLNSILAQRLPQEQTEKKDQSAVTTSHSRSTATGEQEAKQRRKSYLTPVRDEEAEAQRKARSRHARQSRRSTQGVTLTDLQEAEKTMKTDNKGREKKEEEEKEKEKEAKAKKGEEGEVSWRSRIASLQKSDLLGLTQPAGTPRPQTSDRRDVEASTGESETERWARERRERRQARARRKAQRTGESDDNDPSGEEEFSGSGLDTQSLNDSGVSDLCSARLLRPFNDCTQGDGSDTNDFKKLFEEVSRENSQLQSQLQDTQRIISQTRLDLEKATQRQERFTDCSALLELERKDRRMLERRMAELEEELKVLVDLRADNQRLKDENGALIRVISKLSK; this comes from the exons ATGGCGGCTACTGACCATTCCCGGTCCGAAGCTGCCAAACAGCGACGGCAGGATCAGCTGCAGCGATGGCTGGGCTCAGAGACGGATCGGACGGGATTGGAGGCCCGGGAAACTTCGAGCGGTTCCGGGACGCGGCGGGCGAAAGTCCGGTTCGCACAAGGAGCCGTGTTTATGGCTGCCTGCTCCGCCGGAGACCGGGAGGAAGTGGCAGCGCTACTCCGGCAGGGAGCTGACATCAACCACGCCAACATAGATGGACTGACAGCGCTTCATCAG GCCTGCATTGATGAAAATGCTGAGATGGTGCAGTTTCTCGTGGAGAGCGGGAGTGATGTCAACAGAGGGGACAACGAGGGCTGGACTCCGCTGCACGCTGCAGCCTCCTGTGGCTTCATCCAGATCGCTAA ATACCTGATAGAGCATGGCGCTCACGTCGGGGCGGTGAACAGTGAAGGAGAGCTTCCTCTGGACGTGGCCACGGAAGACGTCATGGTGAGACTTCTCAAAGGGGAAATCAAAAAACAAG CAATAGACGTGGACAACGCCaggaaggaagaggagagggtCATGCTCCAGGATGCCATGGCAGTGCTGGCAGGAGGTGGCACCCTCACACCTCACCCAAATACCAAGGCAACCGCTCTGCACGTTGCCGCTGCCAAAGGCTACATTGAAGTCCTGAA GGTGCTGTTACAGTGTGGGGTGGATGTGGACAGCAGGGACATTGACGGGTGGACGCCCCTGCATGCAGGAGCTCACTGGGGGCAGGAGGAAGTGTGCTCCCTGCTGGCTGACAACATGTGTGATATGGGTGCCGTCAACAATGTG GGCCAAACACCTCTGGATGTAGCAGATGAGAACCTGACGGACActctggaggagctgcagaagaAGCAGAACGCT TTACGCAGcgagaaagagaaacagactCCTGTTATTGGGACCAGCCCGCAAATCTCCATGGTACCAGTTCGCACACGCAG GACTTCTATCTCTCGTATGAGCAGTAAGGAGAAGATCTGCCTCCACGAGCGAGAGAAGCACCCACCTCCTGCCCTGCAGAGCAGCCCGGCCgaggatgatgaggaggaaggcCAGACGGGGCAGAGCCAGGGGAAGGCCTCCAGCAGCTCCAGCTCGGAGGAAGAGAGCGAATCGGAGAGCGACGCAGAGTCGG AGAAAGCAAAAAACCGAGAGATAATAAACAACTTGAACAATAAACGCAATGCCACCAGCCTGCTTCCTACCTCCATGTCAACGAGTACTGCCGCAAGCCAAGTGAAAAAG CAGGACCCAGGCAAGCCCCCAGCCTCCGAGGCCCCGGTCTCCTGGAGAACTTCTCTGAGAAAGGCAGGCAGCTCGGTGACTCTGGGCTCAGCTGGACTGTCTGACCCCAGCCAAGACCCCAGCAGACCTCCAGAGACTGTTGTGGGCATGACCCGCTCTGCCTCCAGCCCCCGCCTCAGCTCTGAGGCCGACACCAAG GAGCCGAGGCTCGCTCGGGTACCGCCCATCCCTACACGGAGACTCTTAAGTATTCCAGACAACAGCCCTGACAACTCCAACAG TTGGCTAAGTCGTAGCTCCTCTTACACCCGGCGCCTTCATAGTCAATCAGGGAATGATCTCACTAGTTCCACCCCCTCTTTGCTACACAG CTCATCTTATGGAAAGAGACTGGATGACCCCACTGTGACCTCAGCTAGCACAGGAACAAGCTCTGCTGGACTCAGCCGCCTTAATAGTATCTTGGCCCAGAG ACTTCCTCAGGAACAGACAGAAAAGAAGGATCAGTCTGCCGTCACCACCTCCCACTCTCGGAGCACGGCCACAGGCGAACAGGAGGCCAAGCAGAGGCGCAA ATCGTATCTGACGCCAGTGCGGGACGAGGAGGCAGAGGCACAGAGGAAGGCTCGCTCCAGACACGCACGGCAGTCCCGGCGCTCCACTCAG GGAGTGACGCTTACAGATCTGCAGGAGGCAGAGAAGACAATGAAGACGGACaacaaggggagagagaagaaggaggaggaagagaaggaaaaagagaAGGAGGCAAAAGCGAAGAAGGGAGAGGAGGGG GAAGTGAGCTGGAGGTCTCGTATTGCCAGTCTGCAGAAGTCTGACCTGCTGGGCCTCACACAGCCCGCCGGCACTCCACGCCCTCAGACATCTGACAGGAGAG ATGTTGAGGCCAGCACAGGGGAGAGCGAAACAGAGCGATGGGCCAGGGAGCgcagggagaggagacaagctCGGGCCAGAAGGAAGGCACAGAGGACCGGGGAG AGTGATGACAATGATCCCAGTGGAGAGGAAGAGTTTTCAGGCAGTGGGCTGGatacacag AGTCTCAATGATAGCGGTGTCTCTGACCTCTGCTCTGCTCGTCTACTCAGGCCCTTTAACGACTGCACCCAGGGAGACGGCTCTGACACCAATGATTTTAAGAAG TTGTTCGAGGAGGTCTCCAGAGAAAACAGCCAGCTCCAGTCTCAGCTGCAGGACACCCAGAGGATTATCAGTCAGACCAGGTTGGACCTGGAAAAGGCCACACAG AGGCAGGAGCGCTTCACTGACTGTTCAGCCTTGCTGGAGCTGGAAAGAAAG GACCGGAGGATGTTGGAGCGTCGAatggcagagctggaggaggagctaAAG GTTCTGGTCGACCTGAGAGCAGACAACCAGCGTCTTAAAGATGAAAATGGAGCACTGATCCGTGTCATCAGCAAACTCTCCAAAtag
- the zmp:0000001167 gene encoding protein phosphatase 1 regulatory subunit 12A isoform X7, protein MAATDHSRSEAAKQRRQDQLQRWLGSETDRTGLEARETSSGSGTRRAKVRFAQGAVFMAACSAGDREEVAALLRQGADINHANIDGLTALHQACIDENAEMVQFLVESGSDVNRGDNEGWTPLHAAASCGFIQIAKYLIEHGAHVGAVNSEGELPLDVATEDVMVRLLKGEIKKQAIDVDNARKEEERVMLQDAMAVLAGGGTLTPHPNTKATALHVAAAKGYIEVLKVLLQCGVDVDSRDIDGWTPLHAGAHWGQEEVCSLLADNMCDMGAVNNVGQTPLDVADENLTDTLEELQKKQNALRSEKEKQTPVIGTSPQISMVPVRTRRTSISRMSSKEKICLHEREKHPPPALQSSPAEDDEEEGQTGQSQGKASSSSSSEEESESESDAESEKAKNREIINNLNNKRNATSLLPTSMSTSTAASQVKKQDPGKPPASEAPVSWRTSLRKAGSSVTLGSAGLSDPSQDPSRPPETVVGMTRSASSPRLSSEADTKEPRLARVPPIPTRRLLSIPDNSPDNSNSWLSRSSSYTRRLHSQSGNDLTSSTPSLLHSSSYGKRLDDPTVTSASTGTSSAGLSRLNSILAQRLPQEQTEKKDQSAVTTSHSRSTATGEQEAKQRRKSYLTPVRDEEAEAQRKARSRHARQSRRSTQGVTLTDLQEAEKTMKTDNKGREKKEEEEKEKEKEAKAKKGEEGEVSWRSRIASLQKSDLLGLTQPAGTPRPQTSDRRDVEASTGESETERWARERRERRQARARRKAQRTGESDDNDPSGEEEFSGSGLDTQQSLNDSGVSDLCSARLLRPFNDCTQGDGSDTNDFKKLFEEVSRENSQLQSQLQDTQRIISQTRLDLEKATQRQERFTDCSALLELERKVLVDLRADNQRLKDENGALIRVISKLSK, encoded by the exons ATGGCGGCTACTGACCATTCCCGGTCCGAAGCTGCCAAACAGCGACGGCAGGATCAGCTGCAGCGATGGCTGGGCTCAGAGACGGATCGGACGGGATTGGAGGCCCGGGAAACTTCGAGCGGTTCCGGGACGCGGCGGGCGAAAGTCCGGTTCGCACAAGGAGCCGTGTTTATGGCTGCCTGCTCCGCCGGAGACCGGGAGGAAGTGGCAGCGCTACTCCGGCAGGGAGCTGACATCAACCACGCCAACATAGATGGACTGACAGCGCTTCATCAG GCCTGCATTGATGAAAATGCTGAGATGGTGCAGTTTCTCGTGGAGAGCGGGAGTGATGTCAACAGAGGGGACAACGAGGGCTGGACTCCGCTGCACGCTGCAGCCTCCTGTGGCTTCATCCAGATCGCTAA ATACCTGATAGAGCATGGCGCTCACGTCGGGGCGGTGAACAGTGAAGGAGAGCTTCCTCTGGACGTGGCCACGGAAGACGTCATGGTGAGACTTCTCAAAGGGGAAATCAAAAAACAAG CAATAGACGTGGACAACGCCaggaaggaagaggagagggtCATGCTCCAGGATGCCATGGCAGTGCTGGCAGGAGGTGGCACCCTCACACCTCACCCAAATACCAAGGCAACCGCTCTGCACGTTGCCGCTGCCAAAGGCTACATTGAAGTCCTGAA GGTGCTGTTACAGTGTGGGGTGGATGTGGACAGCAGGGACATTGACGGGTGGACGCCCCTGCATGCAGGAGCTCACTGGGGGCAGGAGGAAGTGTGCTCCCTGCTGGCTGACAACATGTGTGATATGGGTGCCGTCAACAATGTG GGCCAAACACCTCTGGATGTAGCAGATGAGAACCTGACGGACActctggaggagctgcagaagaAGCAGAACGCT TTACGCAGcgagaaagagaaacagactCCTGTTATTGGGACCAGCCCGCAAATCTCCATGGTACCAGTTCGCACACGCAG GACTTCTATCTCTCGTATGAGCAGTAAGGAGAAGATCTGCCTCCACGAGCGAGAGAAGCACCCACCTCCTGCCCTGCAGAGCAGCCCGGCCgaggatgatgaggaggaaggcCAGACGGGGCAGAGCCAGGGGAAGGCCTCCAGCAGCTCCAGCTCGGAGGAAGAGAGCGAATCGGAGAGCGACGCAGAGTCGG AGAAAGCAAAAAACCGAGAGATAATAAACAACTTGAACAATAAACGCAATGCCACCAGCCTGCTTCCTACCTCCATGTCAACGAGTACTGCCGCAAGCCAAGTGAAAAAG CAGGACCCAGGCAAGCCCCCAGCCTCCGAGGCCCCGGTCTCCTGGAGAACTTCTCTGAGAAAGGCAGGCAGCTCGGTGACTCTGGGCTCAGCTGGACTGTCTGACCCCAGCCAAGACCCCAGCAGACCTCCAGAGACTGTTGTGGGCATGACCCGCTCTGCCTCCAGCCCCCGCCTCAGCTCTGAGGCCGACACCAAG GAGCCGAGGCTCGCTCGGGTACCGCCCATCCCTACACGGAGACTCTTAAGTATTCCAGACAACAGCCCTGACAACTCCAACAG TTGGCTAAGTCGTAGCTCCTCTTACACCCGGCGCCTTCATAGTCAATCAGGGAATGATCTCACTAGTTCCACCCCCTCTTTGCTACACAG CTCATCTTATGGAAAGAGACTGGATGACCCCACTGTGACCTCAGCTAGCACAGGAACAAGCTCTGCTGGACTCAGCCGCCTTAATAGTATCTTGGCCCAGAG ACTTCCTCAGGAACAGACAGAAAAGAAGGATCAGTCTGCCGTCACCACCTCCCACTCTCGGAGCACGGCCACAGGCGAACAGGAGGCCAAGCAGAGGCGCAA ATCGTATCTGACGCCAGTGCGGGACGAGGAGGCAGAGGCACAGAGGAAGGCTCGCTCCAGACACGCACGGCAGTCCCGGCGCTCCACTCAG GGAGTGACGCTTACAGATCTGCAGGAGGCAGAGAAGACAATGAAGACGGACaacaaggggagagagaagaaggaggaggaagagaaggaaaaagagaAGGAGGCAAAAGCGAAGAAGGGAGAGGAGGGG GAAGTGAGCTGGAGGTCTCGTATTGCCAGTCTGCAGAAGTCTGACCTGCTGGGCCTCACACAGCCCGCCGGCACTCCACGCCCTCAGACATCTGACAGGAGAG ATGTTGAGGCCAGCACAGGGGAGAGCGAAACAGAGCGATGGGCCAGGGAGCgcagggagaggagacaagctCGGGCCAGAAGGAAGGCACAGAGGACCGGGGAG AGTGATGACAATGATCCCAGTGGAGAGGAAGAGTTTTCAGGCAGTGGGCTGGatacacag CAGAGTCTCAATGATAGCGGTGTCTCTGACCTCTGCTCTGCTCGTCTACTCAGGCCCTTTAACGACTGCACCCAGGGAGACGGCTCTGACACCAATGATTTTAAGAAG TTGTTCGAGGAGGTCTCCAGAGAAAACAGCCAGCTCCAGTCTCAGCTGCAGGACACCCAGAGGATTATCAGTCAGACCAGGTTGGACCTGGAAAAGGCCACACAG AGGCAGGAGCGCTTCACTGACTGTTCAGCCTTGCTGGAGCTGGAAAGAAAG GTTCTGGTCGACCTGAGAGCAGACAACCAGCGTCTTAAAGATGAAAATGGAGCACTGATCCGTGTCATCAGCAAACTCTCCAAAtag
- the zmp:0000001167 gene encoding protein phosphatase 1 regulatory subunit 12A isoform X12 — MAATDHSRSEAAKQRRQDQLQRWLGSETDRTGLEARETSSGSGTRRAKVRFAQGAVFMAACSAGDREEVAALLRQGADINHANIDGLTALHQACIDENAEMVQFLVESGSDVNRGDNEGWTPLHAAASCGFIQIAKYLIEHGAHVGAVNSEGELPLDVATEDVMVRLLKGEIKKQAIDVDNARKEEERVMLQDAMAVLAGGGTLTPHPNTKATALHVAAAKGYIEVLKVLLQCGVDVDSRDIDGWTPLHAGAHWGQEEVCSLLADNMCDMGAVNNVGQTPLDVADENLTDTLEELQKKQNALRSEKEKQTPVIGTSPQISMVPVRTRRTSISRMSSKEKICLHEREKHPPPALQSSPAEDDEEEGQTGQSQGKASSSSSSEEESESESDAESEKAKNREIINNLNNKRNATSLLPTSMSTSTAASQVKKQDPGKPPASEAPVSWRTSLRKAGSSVTLGSAGLSDPSQDPSRPPETVVGMTRSASSPRLSSEADTKEPRLARVPPIPTRRLLSIPDNSPDNSNSSSYGKRLDDPTVTSASTGTSSAGLSRLNSILAQRLPQEQTEKKDQSAVTTSHSRSTATGEQEAKQRRKSYLTPVRDEEAEAQRKARSRHARQSRRSTQGVTLTDLQEAEKTMKTDNKGREKKEEEEKEKEKEAKAKKGEEGEVSWRSRIASLQKSDLLGLTQPAGTPRPQTSDRRDVEASTGESETERWARERRERRQARARRKAQRTGESDDNDPSGEEEFSGSGLDTQQSLNDSGVSDLCSARLLRPFNDCTQGDGSDTNDFKKLFEEVSRENSQLQSQLQDTQRIISQTRLDLEKATQRQERFTDCSALLELERKDRRMLERRMAELEEELKVLVDLRADNQRLKDENGALIRVISKLSK; from the exons ATGGCGGCTACTGACCATTCCCGGTCCGAAGCTGCCAAACAGCGACGGCAGGATCAGCTGCAGCGATGGCTGGGCTCAGAGACGGATCGGACGGGATTGGAGGCCCGGGAAACTTCGAGCGGTTCCGGGACGCGGCGGGCGAAAGTCCGGTTCGCACAAGGAGCCGTGTTTATGGCTGCCTGCTCCGCCGGAGACCGGGAGGAAGTGGCAGCGCTACTCCGGCAGGGAGCTGACATCAACCACGCCAACATAGATGGACTGACAGCGCTTCATCAG GCCTGCATTGATGAAAATGCTGAGATGGTGCAGTTTCTCGTGGAGAGCGGGAGTGATGTCAACAGAGGGGACAACGAGGGCTGGACTCCGCTGCACGCTGCAGCCTCCTGTGGCTTCATCCAGATCGCTAA ATACCTGATAGAGCATGGCGCTCACGTCGGGGCGGTGAACAGTGAAGGAGAGCTTCCTCTGGACGTGGCCACGGAAGACGTCATGGTGAGACTTCTCAAAGGGGAAATCAAAAAACAAG CAATAGACGTGGACAACGCCaggaaggaagaggagagggtCATGCTCCAGGATGCCATGGCAGTGCTGGCAGGAGGTGGCACCCTCACACCTCACCCAAATACCAAGGCAACCGCTCTGCACGTTGCCGCTGCCAAAGGCTACATTGAAGTCCTGAA GGTGCTGTTACAGTGTGGGGTGGATGTGGACAGCAGGGACATTGACGGGTGGACGCCCCTGCATGCAGGAGCTCACTGGGGGCAGGAGGAAGTGTGCTCCCTGCTGGCTGACAACATGTGTGATATGGGTGCCGTCAACAATGTG GGCCAAACACCTCTGGATGTAGCAGATGAGAACCTGACGGACActctggaggagctgcagaagaAGCAGAACGCT TTACGCAGcgagaaagagaaacagactCCTGTTATTGGGACCAGCCCGCAAATCTCCATGGTACCAGTTCGCACACGCAG GACTTCTATCTCTCGTATGAGCAGTAAGGAGAAGATCTGCCTCCACGAGCGAGAGAAGCACCCACCTCCTGCCCTGCAGAGCAGCCCGGCCgaggatgatgaggaggaaggcCAGACGGGGCAGAGCCAGGGGAAGGCCTCCAGCAGCTCCAGCTCGGAGGAAGAGAGCGAATCGGAGAGCGACGCAGAGTCGG AGAAAGCAAAAAACCGAGAGATAATAAACAACTTGAACAATAAACGCAATGCCACCAGCCTGCTTCCTACCTCCATGTCAACGAGTACTGCCGCAAGCCAAGTGAAAAAG CAGGACCCAGGCAAGCCCCCAGCCTCCGAGGCCCCGGTCTCCTGGAGAACTTCTCTGAGAAAGGCAGGCAGCTCGGTGACTCTGGGCTCAGCTGGACTGTCTGACCCCAGCCAAGACCCCAGCAGACCTCCAGAGACTGTTGTGGGCATGACCCGCTCTGCCTCCAGCCCCCGCCTCAGCTCTGAGGCCGACACCAAG GAGCCGAGGCTCGCTCGGGTACCGCCCATCCCTACACGGAGACTCTTAAGTATTCCAGACAACAGCCCTGACAACTCCAACAG CTCATCTTATGGAAAGAGACTGGATGACCCCACTGTGACCTCAGCTAGCACAGGAACAAGCTCTGCTGGACTCAGCCGCCTTAATAGTATCTTGGCCCAGAG ACTTCCTCAGGAACAGACAGAAAAGAAGGATCAGTCTGCCGTCACCACCTCCCACTCTCGGAGCACGGCCACAGGCGAACAGGAGGCCAAGCAGAGGCGCAA ATCGTATCTGACGCCAGTGCGGGACGAGGAGGCAGAGGCACAGAGGAAGGCTCGCTCCAGACACGCACGGCAGTCCCGGCGCTCCACTCAG GGAGTGACGCTTACAGATCTGCAGGAGGCAGAGAAGACAATGAAGACGGACaacaaggggagagagaagaaggaggaggaagagaaggaaaaagagaAGGAGGCAAAAGCGAAGAAGGGAGAGGAGGGG GAAGTGAGCTGGAGGTCTCGTATTGCCAGTCTGCAGAAGTCTGACCTGCTGGGCCTCACACAGCCCGCCGGCACTCCACGCCCTCAGACATCTGACAGGAGAG ATGTTGAGGCCAGCACAGGGGAGAGCGAAACAGAGCGATGGGCCAGGGAGCgcagggagaggagacaagctCGGGCCAGAAGGAAGGCACAGAGGACCGGGGAG AGTGATGACAATGATCCCAGTGGAGAGGAAGAGTTTTCAGGCAGTGGGCTGGatacacag CAGAGTCTCAATGATAGCGGTGTCTCTGACCTCTGCTCTGCTCGTCTACTCAGGCCCTTTAACGACTGCACCCAGGGAGACGGCTCTGACACCAATGATTTTAAGAAG TTGTTCGAGGAGGTCTCCAGAGAAAACAGCCAGCTCCAGTCTCAGCTGCAGGACACCCAGAGGATTATCAGTCAGACCAGGTTGGACCTGGAAAAGGCCACACAG AGGCAGGAGCGCTTCACTGACTGTTCAGCCTTGCTGGAGCTGGAAAGAAAG GACCGGAGGATGTTGGAGCGTCGAatggcagagctggaggaggagctaAAG GTTCTGGTCGACCTGAGAGCAGACAACCAGCGTCTTAAAGATGAAAATGGAGCACTGATCCGTGTCATCAGCAAACTCTCCAAAtag
- the zmp:0000001167 gene encoding protein phosphatase 1 regulatory subunit 12A isoform X4 — protein sequence MAATDHSRSEAAKQRRQDQLQRWLGSETDRTGLEARETSSGSGTRRAKVRFAQGAVFMAACSAGDREEVAALLRQGADINHANIDGLTALHQACIDENAEMVQFLVESGSDVNRGDNEGWTPLHAAASCGFIQIAKYLIEHGAHVGAVNSEGELPLDVATEDVMVRLLKGEIKKQAIDVDNARKEEERVMLQDAMAVLAGGGTLTPHPNTKATALHVAAAKGYIEVLKVLLQCGVDVDSRDIDGWTPLHAGAHWGQEEVCSLLADNMCDMGAVNNVGQTPLDVADENLTDTLEELQKKQNALRSEKEKQTPVIGTSPQISMVPVRTRSKEKICLHEREKHPPPALQSSPAEDDEEEGQTGQSQGKASSSSSSEEESESESDAESEKAKNREIINNLNNKRNATSLLPTSMSTSTAASQVKKQDPGKPPASEAPVSWRTSLRKAGSSVTLGSAGLSDPSQDPSRPPETVVGMTRSASSPRLSSEADTKEPRLARVPPIPTRRLLSIPDNSPDNSNSWLSRSSSYTRRLHSQSGNDLTSSTPSLLHSSSYGKRLDDPTVTSASTGTSSAGLSRLNSILAQRLPQEQTEKKDQSAVTTSHSRSTATGEQEAKQRRKSYLTPVRDEEAEAQRKARSRHARQSRRSTQGVTLTDLQEAEKTMKTDNKGREKKEEEEKEKEKEAKAKKGEEGEVSWRSRIASLQKSDLLGLTQPAGTPRPQTSDRRDVEASTGESETERWARERRERRQARARRKAQRTGESDDNDPSGEEEFSGSGLDTQQSLNDSGVSDLCSARLLRPFNDCTQGDGSDTNDFKKLFEEVSRENSQLQSQLQDTQRIISQTRLDLEKATQRQERFTDCSALLELERKDRRMLERRMAELEEELKVLVDLRADNQRLKDENGALIRVISKLSK from the exons ATGGCGGCTACTGACCATTCCCGGTCCGAAGCTGCCAAACAGCGACGGCAGGATCAGCTGCAGCGATGGCTGGGCTCAGAGACGGATCGGACGGGATTGGAGGCCCGGGAAACTTCGAGCGGTTCCGGGACGCGGCGGGCGAAAGTCCGGTTCGCACAAGGAGCCGTGTTTATGGCTGCCTGCTCCGCCGGAGACCGGGAGGAAGTGGCAGCGCTACTCCGGCAGGGAGCTGACATCAACCACGCCAACATAGATGGACTGACAGCGCTTCATCAG GCCTGCATTGATGAAAATGCTGAGATGGTGCAGTTTCTCGTGGAGAGCGGGAGTGATGTCAACAGAGGGGACAACGAGGGCTGGACTCCGCTGCACGCTGCAGCCTCCTGTGGCTTCATCCAGATCGCTAA ATACCTGATAGAGCATGGCGCTCACGTCGGGGCGGTGAACAGTGAAGGAGAGCTTCCTCTGGACGTGGCCACGGAAGACGTCATGGTGAGACTTCTCAAAGGGGAAATCAAAAAACAAG CAATAGACGTGGACAACGCCaggaaggaagaggagagggtCATGCTCCAGGATGCCATGGCAGTGCTGGCAGGAGGTGGCACCCTCACACCTCACCCAAATACCAAGGCAACCGCTCTGCACGTTGCCGCTGCCAAAGGCTACATTGAAGTCCTGAA GGTGCTGTTACAGTGTGGGGTGGATGTGGACAGCAGGGACATTGACGGGTGGACGCCCCTGCATGCAGGAGCTCACTGGGGGCAGGAGGAAGTGTGCTCCCTGCTGGCTGACAACATGTGTGATATGGGTGCCGTCAACAATGTG GGCCAAACACCTCTGGATGTAGCAGATGAGAACCTGACGGACActctggaggagctgcagaagaAGCAGAACGCT TTACGCAGcgagaaagagaaacagactCCTGTTATTGGGACCAGCCCGCAAATCTCCATGGTACCAGTTCGCACACGCAG TAAGGAGAAGATCTGCCTCCACGAGCGAGAGAAGCACCCACCTCCTGCCCTGCAGAGCAGCCCGGCCgaggatgatgaggaggaaggcCAGACGGGGCAGAGCCAGGGGAAGGCCTCCAGCAGCTCCAGCTCGGAGGAAGAGAGCGAATCGGAGAGCGACGCAGAGTCGG AGAAAGCAAAAAACCGAGAGATAATAAACAACTTGAACAATAAACGCAATGCCACCAGCCTGCTTCCTACCTCCATGTCAACGAGTACTGCCGCAAGCCAAGTGAAAAAG CAGGACCCAGGCAAGCCCCCAGCCTCCGAGGCCCCGGTCTCCTGGAGAACTTCTCTGAGAAAGGCAGGCAGCTCGGTGACTCTGGGCTCAGCTGGACTGTCTGACCCCAGCCAAGACCCCAGCAGACCTCCAGAGACTGTTGTGGGCATGACCCGCTCTGCCTCCAGCCCCCGCCTCAGCTCTGAGGCCGACACCAAG GAGCCGAGGCTCGCTCGGGTACCGCCCATCCCTACACGGAGACTCTTAAGTATTCCAGACAACAGCCCTGACAACTCCAACAG TTGGCTAAGTCGTAGCTCCTCTTACACCCGGCGCCTTCATAGTCAATCAGGGAATGATCTCACTAGTTCCACCCCCTCTTTGCTACACAG CTCATCTTATGGAAAGAGACTGGATGACCCCACTGTGACCTCAGCTAGCACAGGAACAAGCTCTGCTGGACTCAGCCGCCTTAATAGTATCTTGGCCCAGAG ACTTCCTCAGGAACAGACAGAAAAGAAGGATCAGTCTGCCGTCACCACCTCCCACTCTCGGAGCACGGCCACAGGCGAACAGGAGGCCAAGCAGAGGCGCAA ATCGTATCTGACGCCAGTGCGGGACGAGGAGGCAGAGGCACAGAGGAAGGCTCGCTCCAGACACGCACGGCAGTCCCGGCGCTCCACTCAG GGAGTGACGCTTACAGATCTGCAGGAGGCAGAGAAGACAATGAAGACGGACaacaaggggagagagaagaaggaggaggaagagaaggaaaaagagaAGGAGGCAAAAGCGAAGAAGGGAGAGGAGGGG GAAGTGAGCTGGAGGTCTCGTATTGCCAGTCTGCAGAAGTCTGACCTGCTGGGCCTCACACAGCCCGCCGGCACTCCACGCCCTCAGACATCTGACAGGAGAG ATGTTGAGGCCAGCACAGGGGAGAGCGAAACAGAGCGATGGGCCAGGGAGCgcagggagaggagacaagctCGGGCCAGAAGGAAGGCACAGAGGACCGGGGAG AGTGATGACAATGATCCCAGTGGAGAGGAAGAGTTTTCAGGCAGTGGGCTGGatacacag CAGAGTCTCAATGATAGCGGTGTCTCTGACCTCTGCTCTGCTCGTCTACTCAGGCCCTTTAACGACTGCACCCAGGGAGACGGCTCTGACACCAATGATTTTAAGAAG TTGTTCGAGGAGGTCTCCAGAGAAAACAGCCAGCTCCAGTCTCAGCTGCAGGACACCCAGAGGATTATCAGTCAGACCAGGTTGGACCTGGAAAAGGCCACACAG AGGCAGGAGCGCTTCACTGACTGTTCAGCCTTGCTGGAGCTGGAAAGAAAG GACCGGAGGATGTTGGAGCGTCGAatggcagagctggaggaggagctaAAG GTTCTGGTCGACCTGAGAGCAGACAACCAGCGTCTTAAAGATGAAAATGGAGCACTGATCCGTGTCATCAGCAAACTCTCCAAAtag